The following are from one region of the Chiloscyllium plagiosum isolate BGI_BamShark_2017 unplaced genomic scaffold, ASM401019v2 scaf_56800, whole genome shotgun sequence genome:
- the LOC122545747 gene encoding cardiotrophin-1-like isoform X2 — protein MELQGFRDGPPGMPGPHLRLPAPLSPDGEDWEPARRLCQHRSASRQLAALLGRVLGDQRVLNETRHHLHQQLQLAITGLQGLDANLGHVLTSLGTGQEQEAEESDGPAQGPSSQASGTAHWEAKVNGYHIVAHYTHWVARAAEDLARLKEHLKPEA, from the coding sequence ATGGAGCTCCAGGGTTTCCGCGATGGACCTCCGGGGATGCCAGGGCCCCACCTACGGCTGCCCGCCCCGCTCAGCCCTGACGGCGAAGACTGGGAGCCCGCCCGGCGGCTGTGCCAACACCGCAGCGCCAGCCGCCAGCTGGCCGCCCTCCTGGGCCGCGTGCTGGGCGATCAGCGGGTGCTGAACGAGACCCGGCACCACCTTCACCAGCAGCTGCAGCTCGCCATCACCGGCCTCCAAGGGCTGGACGCTAACCTGGGCCATGTGCTGACCTCGCTGGGCACCGGCCAGGAGCAGGAGGCGGAGGAGAGCGATGGCCCAGCCCAGGGACCCTCCAGCCAGGCCTCAGGCACGGCCCACTGGGAGGCCAAGGTTAACGGTTACCACATCGTGGCCCACTACACCCACTGGGTGGCCAGAGCCGCCGAGGACCTGGCAAGGCTGAAGGAGCACCTGAAGCCTGAGGCCTAG